One window from the genome of Populus alba chromosome 15, ASM523922v2, whole genome shotgun sequence encodes:
- the LOC118028958 gene encoding uncharacterized protein isoform X2: MGTPQRLMKMVYEAASEGKWDLMKEAYDGEYDKYVMSPITVSADTPLHLAVYSRKDEPLKSLLCIVNENSIPGNPCTLKNAYGNTVLHEAVFTGNMKAVELLLQFTPEEQGNYHPSMQLETENALGETPLYRAASCGKKEIVEYLVIKMKQISEGELLKNHRRRGYLEKEKNENSEKVDLKPILHAAIEGQHFETALTLLKRDPSLDDMTDGQGRTCLHLLAEMPSAFKSGYAMPKYSIKNLIYCCLSASNGDDDQSKSKKGLSASNGDDDQSKSKKGYKELNFKVSLDKEFRKEIQYGANYISYIDIFFICEEVVIDKLKESQSPDREGNKGKDNGSKEFQIRDGEGNKVFDDASTLKMLSLHEHGKENEIKLDVETAPKYRPQYYSSEPHEGWQVGRIQKEKDKHESALKLAQELIERNKHHWWQSINVVGPNKVTIETPGQGGRGRQSEGQKGGRNPGEGGGKGVDPGEGGGKGGQRVDPIPLFIAISNGIEEIAKEILEKFPQGVELLNETGQNIMHVAVMHRRREIYSYVEKKFKSIMIRLSSRIDNNGYTLLHHVAHIKHYRGGTKPSPALKLQEEIKWFKRVQRAIPPSLSEQRAPREDSPDNEDHLRVVVPPDNEDHLRVVVLRYKAMQRGKELTALELFKEEHKAQLKLAQEWIEKTSQSCSAVAVLLATVVFAAAYTIPGGSDDRGFPIFLHNRFFLAFTILDVIALASSLTSVVMFLSILTSPFEYENFYHNIPRKLILGFTLLFFSVMTTMLAFACTVFLVIHFRKKWTTGLISFAAFLPVTVFALMQFPLYVSFLSTMKDLFKEAGEYLPRYCCPFRCQRCRKGGEYSVWLTSWLQKISSPKR; this comes from the exons ATGGGTACACCTCAACGTTTGATGAAGATGGTCTACGAAGCAGCCTCGGAAGGAAAATGGGATTTGATGAAAGAAGCTTACGATGGAGAATATGATAAGTACGTGATGTCTCCAATAACGGTTTCGGCAGATACTCCATTGCACCTGGCAGTGTATAGCAGAAAGGATGAACCGCTTAAAAGTCTACTTTGTATTGTTAATGAAAACTCAATTCCCGGGAATCCCTGTACATTAAAGAATGCGTATGGAAACACAGTTCTTCATGAAGCTGTTTTTACTGGAAATATGAAAGCTGTAGAGCTCTTACTCCAGTTTACCCCTGAAGAACAGGGTAATTATCATCCTTCAATGCAACTTGAGACTGAAAACGCGCTTGGGGAGACTCCATTGTATAGAGCTGCTTCATGTGGTAAGAAAGAAATAGTGGAGTATTTAGTTATAAAAATGAAGCAAATCTCCGAGGGAGAGCTATTAAAAAATCACCGCAGGAGAGgatatttagaaaaagaaaagaatgaaaactCCGAGAAAGTAGATTTAAAGCCGATTCTTCATGCTGCCATCGAAGGACAACACTTTG AAACTGCTCTGACGTTGCTGAAACGGGATCCATCACTTGATGATATGACGGACGGACAGGGCAGGACCTGTCTTCATCTCCTTGCTGAGATGCCTAGTGCTTTCAAGAGTGGATATGCTATGCCCAAATATTCCATTAAGAACTTGATATACTGTT GCCTTTCCGCATCAAATGGTGATGACGACCAGAGCAAGAGTAAAAAAG GCCTTTCCGCATCAAATGGTGATGACGACCAGAGCAAGAGTAAAAAAG gATACAAAGAGCTAAATTTCAAAGTGTCCCTTGACAAAGAGTTCCGCAAAGAAATTCAATATGGCGCTAACTATATATCATATATAGACATATTTTTCATCTGCGAGGAAGTGGTCATTGATAAATTGAAGGAATCTCAAAGTCCAGATAGAGAAGGCAATAAAGGTAAAGATAATGGATCGAAGGAATTTCAAATTAGAGATGGAGAAGGCAATAAAGTTTTTGATGATGCTTCCACATTGAAGATGTTGTCTTTGCATGAACATGGAAAGGAAAATGAGATTAAATTGGACGTTGAAACAGCTCCAAAATATAGACCTCAATACTACTCAAGTGAACCTCATGAAG GATGGCAGGTGGGAAGAATCCAGAAAGAAAAGGACAAGCATGAATCTGcattgaaacttgcacaggagCTTATAGAAAGGAACAAGCATCATTGGTGGCAATCTATCAATGTAGTGGGTCCTAACAAAGTTACTATCGAAACCCCTGGTCAAGGAGGAAGAGGACGACAAAGCGAAGGACAAAAAGGGGGAAGAAATCCAGGggaaggaggaggaaaaggAGTAGACCCAGGggaaggaggaggaaaaggAGGACAACGAGTAGACCCAATCCCGTTGTTTATAGCAATTAGTAATGGAATAGAAGAGATTGCTAAAGAAATACTTGAAAAATTTCCTCAGGGTGTTGAGCTTCTTAATGAAACAGGACAGAACATAATGCATGTAGCTGTGATGCATCGACGGCGGGAGATTTATAGTTATGTAGAGAAAAAGTTCAAATCAATTATGATCAGGCTGAGTTCGAGGATCGATAATAATGGCTACACATTGTTACACCACGTTGCACACATTAAGCACTACCGCGGAGGAACCAAGCCCAGCCCTGCACTCAAACtacaagaagaaataaaatggtTCAAG CGGGTGCAGAGGGCGATTCCACCTTCTCTGTCCGAGCAGCGGGCACCGAGGGAGGATTCGCCTGATAATGAAGATCATCTAAGGGTGGTGGTTCCGCCTGACAATGAAGATCATCTAAGGGTGGTGGTTCTGCGTTATAAAGCAATGCAACGTGGAAAGGAATTGACTGCACTCGAGCTCTTCAAAGAGGAGCATAAAGCTCAACTCAAGTTGGCGCAAGAATGGATCGAGAAGACCTCTCAGTCATGCTCAGCAGTAGCCGTTCTTTTGGCCACCGTTGTCTTTGCTGCCGCTTACACTATACCTGGAGGTTCTGACGATCGTGGCTTTCCCATTTTCCTTCACAACCGTTTCTTCTTAGCTTTCACTATCTTGGATGTTATCGCCTTGGCTAGCTCCTTGACCTCAGTTGTGATGTTCCTTTCTATCCtcacctctccttttgaataTGAGAACTTCTACCACAATATTCCTCGGAAACTGATATTGGGCTTCACTTTACTCTTCTTCTCAGTGATGACAACCATGCTTGCTTTTGCTTGCACCGTTTTTCTAGTAATTCATTTCAGAAAGAAATGGACCACGGGTCTTATTTCGTTTGCTGCTTTCCTTCCAGTGACAGTATTTGCACTAATGCAGTTCCCTTTATATGTCTCATTTCTGAGCACTATGAAGGACCTCTTTAAGGAAGCCGGGGAGTATCTACCTCGATATTGCTGTCCTTTTCGGTGCCAGCGTTGTAGGAAAGGAGGGGAATATTCTGTTTGGCTTACTAGCTGGTTACAAAAGATAAGCTCTCCTAAAC GTTAA
- the LOC118028958 gene encoding uncharacterized protein isoform X1 — translation MGTPQRLMKMVYEAASEGKWDLMKEAYDGEYDKYVMSPITVSADTPLHLAVYSRKDEPLKSLLCIVNENSIPGNPCTLKNAYGNTVLHEAVFTGNMKAVELLLQFTPEEQGNYHPSMQLETENALGETPLYRAASCGKKEIVEYLVIKMKQISEGELLKNHRRRGYLEKEKNENSEKVDLKPILHAAIEGQHFETALTLLKRDPSLDDMTDGQGRTCLHLLAEMPSAFKSGYAMPKYSIKNLIYCCLSASNGDDDQSKSKKGLSASNGDDDQSKSKKGYKELNFKVSLDKEFRKEIQYGANYISYIDIFFICEEVVIDKLKESQSPDREGNKGKDNGSKEFQIRDGEGNKVFDDASTLKMLSLHEHGKENEIKLDVETAPKYRPQYYSSEPHEGWQVGRIQKEKDKHESALKLAQELIERNKHHWWQSINVVGPNKVTIETPGQGGRGRQSEGQKGGRNPGEGGGKGVDPGEGGGKGGQRVDPIPLFIAISNGIEEIAKEILEKFPQGVELLNETGQNIMHVAVMHRRREIYSYVEKKFKSIMIRLSSRIDNNGYTLLHHVAHIKHYRGGTKPSPALKLQEEIKWFKRVQRAIPPSLSEQRAPREDSPDNEDHLRVVVPPDNEDHLRVVVLRYKAMQRGKELTALELFKEEHKAQLKLAQEWIEKTSQSCSAVAVLLATVVFAAAYTIPGGSDDRGFPIFLHNRFFLAFTILDVIALASSLTSVVMFLSILTSPFEYENFYHNIPRKLILGFTLLFFSVMTTMLAFACTVFLVIHFRKKWTTGLISFAAFLPVTVFALMQFPLYVSFLSTMKDLFKEAGEYLPRYCCPFRCQRCRKGGEYSVWLTSWLQKISSPKRTC, via the exons ATGGGTACACCTCAACGTTTGATGAAGATGGTCTACGAAGCAGCCTCGGAAGGAAAATGGGATTTGATGAAAGAAGCTTACGATGGAGAATATGATAAGTACGTGATGTCTCCAATAACGGTTTCGGCAGATACTCCATTGCACCTGGCAGTGTATAGCAGAAAGGATGAACCGCTTAAAAGTCTACTTTGTATTGTTAATGAAAACTCAATTCCCGGGAATCCCTGTACATTAAAGAATGCGTATGGAAACACAGTTCTTCATGAAGCTGTTTTTACTGGAAATATGAAAGCTGTAGAGCTCTTACTCCAGTTTACCCCTGAAGAACAGGGTAATTATCATCCTTCAATGCAACTTGAGACTGAAAACGCGCTTGGGGAGACTCCATTGTATAGAGCTGCTTCATGTGGTAAGAAAGAAATAGTGGAGTATTTAGTTATAAAAATGAAGCAAATCTCCGAGGGAGAGCTATTAAAAAATCACCGCAGGAGAGgatatttagaaaaagaaaagaatgaaaactCCGAGAAAGTAGATTTAAAGCCGATTCTTCATGCTGCCATCGAAGGACAACACTTTG AAACTGCTCTGACGTTGCTGAAACGGGATCCATCACTTGATGATATGACGGACGGACAGGGCAGGACCTGTCTTCATCTCCTTGCTGAGATGCCTAGTGCTTTCAAGAGTGGATATGCTATGCCCAAATATTCCATTAAGAACTTGATATACTGTT GCCTTTCCGCATCAAATGGTGATGACGACCAGAGCAAGAGTAAAAAAG GCCTTTCCGCATCAAATGGTGATGACGACCAGAGCAAGAGTAAAAAAG gATACAAAGAGCTAAATTTCAAAGTGTCCCTTGACAAAGAGTTCCGCAAAGAAATTCAATATGGCGCTAACTATATATCATATATAGACATATTTTTCATCTGCGAGGAAGTGGTCATTGATAAATTGAAGGAATCTCAAAGTCCAGATAGAGAAGGCAATAAAGGTAAAGATAATGGATCGAAGGAATTTCAAATTAGAGATGGAGAAGGCAATAAAGTTTTTGATGATGCTTCCACATTGAAGATGTTGTCTTTGCATGAACATGGAAAGGAAAATGAGATTAAATTGGACGTTGAAACAGCTCCAAAATATAGACCTCAATACTACTCAAGTGAACCTCATGAAG GATGGCAGGTGGGAAGAATCCAGAAAGAAAAGGACAAGCATGAATCTGcattgaaacttgcacaggagCTTATAGAAAGGAACAAGCATCATTGGTGGCAATCTATCAATGTAGTGGGTCCTAACAAAGTTACTATCGAAACCCCTGGTCAAGGAGGAAGAGGACGACAAAGCGAAGGACAAAAAGGGGGAAGAAATCCAGGggaaggaggaggaaaaggAGTAGACCCAGGggaaggaggaggaaaaggAGGACAACGAGTAGACCCAATCCCGTTGTTTATAGCAATTAGTAATGGAATAGAAGAGATTGCTAAAGAAATACTTGAAAAATTTCCTCAGGGTGTTGAGCTTCTTAATGAAACAGGACAGAACATAATGCATGTAGCTGTGATGCATCGACGGCGGGAGATTTATAGTTATGTAGAGAAAAAGTTCAAATCAATTATGATCAGGCTGAGTTCGAGGATCGATAATAATGGCTACACATTGTTACACCACGTTGCACACATTAAGCACTACCGCGGAGGAACCAAGCCCAGCCCTGCACTCAAACtacaagaagaaataaaatggtTCAAG CGGGTGCAGAGGGCGATTCCACCTTCTCTGTCCGAGCAGCGGGCACCGAGGGAGGATTCGCCTGATAATGAAGATCATCTAAGGGTGGTGGTTCCGCCTGACAATGAAGATCATCTAAGGGTGGTGGTTCTGCGTTATAAAGCAATGCAACGTGGAAAGGAATTGACTGCACTCGAGCTCTTCAAAGAGGAGCATAAAGCTCAACTCAAGTTGGCGCAAGAATGGATCGAGAAGACCTCTCAGTCATGCTCAGCAGTAGCCGTTCTTTTGGCCACCGTTGTCTTTGCTGCCGCTTACACTATACCTGGAGGTTCTGACGATCGTGGCTTTCCCATTTTCCTTCACAACCGTTTCTTCTTAGCTTTCACTATCTTGGATGTTATCGCCTTGGCTAGCTCCTTGACCTCAGTTGTGATGTTCCTTTCTATCCtcacctctccttttgaataTGAGAACTTCTACCACAATATTCCTCGGAAACTGATATTGGGCTTCACTTTACTCTTCTTCTCAGTGATGACAACCATGCTTGCTTTTGCTTGCACCGTTTTTCTAGTAATTCATTTCAGAAAGAAATGGACCACGGGTCTTATTTCGTTTGCTGCTTTCCTTCCAGTGACAGTATTTGCACTAATGCAGTTCCCTTTATATGTCTCATTTCTGAGCACTATGAAGGACCTCTTTAAGGAAGCCGGGGAGTATCTACCTCGATATTGCTGTCCTTTTCGGTGCCAGCGTTGTAGGAAAGGAGGGGAATATTCTGTTTGGCTTACTAGCTGGTTACAAAAGATAAGCTCTCCTAAACGTACGT GTTAA